In a genomic window of Gemmatimonas sp.:
- a CDS encoding DUF892 family protein — MGLESLYDLLLDELRDLYHAELQIAKTLPRLGKAARTPALRDALRHHLEETEQQIVRLEEVFNLLGVRGTGRKSRAMLGLLDEAIDLIAAEGSDVVRDAALIAALQRVAHYEMATYGTVIAHARMLGHSPIARLLEQSRDEEQRTNAVLTRIAEQHVNRMAVDVGRYAERSERLVAPDPRPRPLGHEARQGEQEVHRPPSREVAEPTIDRTHGSA; from the coding sequence ATGGGACTCGAATCGCTGTACGACCTGTTGCTCGACGAACTCCGCGACCTGTACCACGCCGAACTGCAGATCGCCAAGACCTTGCCGCGGCTGGGCAAGGCGGCGCGAACGCCGGCGTTGCGCGACGCGCTGCGTCATCATCTCGAGGAAACCGAGCAGCAGATCGTGCGTCTCGAGGAGGTCTTCAACCTCCTCGGTGTGCGCGGCACGGGGCGGAAGTCGCGCGCGATGCTGGGCTTGCTCGATGAGGCCATCGACCTCATCGCTGCCGAGGGATCCGATGTGGTGCGTGATGCGGCGCTCATCGCCGCGCTGCAGCGGGTGGCACACTACGAAATGGCCACCTACGGGACGGTCATCGCGCATGCCCGGATGCTGGGGCACTCGCCCATCGCGCGATTGCTCGAACAGTCGCGCGACGAGGAGCAGCGCACCAACGCCGTGCTCACGCGAATCGCGGAGCAGCACGTGAACCGCATGGCGGTGGACGTTGGCCGCTATGCCGAACGCAGCGAGCGTCTCGTCGCGCCCGACCCCCGGCCACGGCCGTTGGGGCATGAGGCGCGCCAAGGGGAGCAGGAGGTGCACCGGCCTCCGTCACGCGAGGTAGCGGAACCCACGATCGACCGCACCCACGGTTCAGCCTAG